Sequence from the Paramisgurnus dabryanus chromosome 3, PD_genome_1.1, whole genome shotgun sequence genome:
ATCAGGAAGTCTTTTTAgtcattgtaaaaaaatctcCATTCCCAAATGAAAATGTTCTAGTCCCATATATGACACACAGGGAATACAATGGAATAGTGGATTGCAATAAGGTTAGTAGTATACAACCTaatagttaaataatatttttttaatcataccCTTACTGGGGACTGAGCCCccctaaaatgaaaatcctaGTATCGTCCCTGGTGTGTACGCTCCTTTTCTCTGAATCACATGTATGATCATTTTAGAAATGGTCTTAGATGAATGATAGTTTCTACATTGCACTTTTATAAAGGCCCCAGGTAccaaactttatctctctttatctctccccaggtgaaaaagtagtaggctacacttccatagtgtacttaaagtgctttttcacatattaattttgtacttaatatactaaaaattcatctttagtacttcttaagatgttcttaagattatatAAGTGTACTCatttgtgctattttgagacaccatgaaaatgaactaaaatgcacttttaacattaaaaaatgattttagttAACACTTTCATACAgagatgggttcaagtttactacaagtggtacctaaatacattttttaaatacattttagcacattttagttaatataatggtgtctcaaaatagcacagtgaagtacacttagatgttcttaagattgtCTCAAGCTGAATTTTtgtattaagtacaaaattagtgcgcaaaaatagagcactttCAATGAAATGTTTTACCCACAATCCCATTTTCCAGGAGTTTTAGGAAGAGTCCTTCATGCGAGATTGAGTTGAAAGCCTTCTCAAACGAAGACTTTACTTGTGTCTTGGTGTGTAGATGTTTGTCAGTGATAGTGTGGAGGGTATAAATGTGGTCTGATGTTCTGTGTTTGGGCTGAAATCCAATTTGACTTTTTCCAggatttcatttgttttaagaaaattttGTAGTCTTGTATCAATGATTATTTCCCCCAGGTTTCTGTTGACACAAATGTCCTTGTAATTATTTGGCTCAAAGTTGTCTCCATGTTTGAAGATGGGTGTAATTAGGCCCTGGTTTCAGGTGTCTGGTAAAAATATCCCACCCTCAGAACAATGTTAAACAATTTTAGTAATTGCTGTCTTAAATTTgtcatttgtgtttttgataattttttctctctctctctccccacaCCTCTCTCTCATATATACAGAGATACACAGGTAATAGTAATTTTCATAAAGTTAATCGTTATGTAGTTTTAATATTACtttcataaattaaaaaatactatttaGCTGAACACGTAATTACAGACTTATtttttgcttaatttttttgttctctATATTGTACATAATTGTAGATGCTGAATAAATTTgtgcaaaaaaacaaatttcTTTCTTACAGGTCTTGAGTCTCAGCTAAAAACAGAACAGCAGCAGACAATGGTAGATATAACATTCAGATCAATATTGTCTGAAATCAAAGACATACCTGCTTATTCTACTTTTAAGAGAACTTAAACAACAAtttaaaatctcataatattagctaaatatttaatttaataatctTCCAGTCTAACGATCTGCAGAGCAGAGGAAATCAACTCTCAGAGCAATCCCCAAACAATGAAGGTAATCTTGACCAACACTGGATACACAACCATAAAATGATCTCTTCACCACATTGATACATGTATCAGATCACATAGGTTGTGTAAATAATGAGAACTGTatgaaaatatgaaaattcaAAGTTGTTCCTCTCTTCTTAATGAAATACAGCAGCAGCATGGCAGAACCAAGACCCGATCAATATCGTCCTTCTGGGAAGGACTGGTGTTGGGAAAAGCTTGGCAGGAAACATGATACTGGGAGAAAACAGATTTAGATGTGGAATAGGTCTGTCATCTATTACAAAAGTGTCTAGTGCTGAGTGTAAAGAGATTGATGGCAGAAATGTCCGTGTCATTGATACTCCTGGTTTTTTTGATACCACactttcaaacaaaacattGACATGGGAGTTTGCAAGGAGTGTGTATCTGTCCACACCAGGAGTTAACGCGTTCTTGTTCGTTGTGCCATTTGGTAGATTCACAGAGCATGAGGCAGATATATTGAATCAAGT
This genomic interval carries:
- the LOC135768906 gene encoding GTPase IMAP family member 9-like, translating into MSNDLQSRGNQLSEQSPNNEAAAWQNQDPINIVLLGRTGVGKSLAGNMILGENRFRCGIGLSSITKVSSAECKEIDGRNVRVIDTPGFFDTTLSNKTLTWEFARSVYLSTPGVNAFLFVVPFGRFTEHEADILNQVKMIFGENVLKYVIILFTHGDECDHKTVVSEIDQNQFVKKVIQSCRGYHIINNRDLNNRRQVTELLQKILLINGYYTHKMYDWARKNLFEKILHYL